A genomic segment from Ruegeria sp. TM1040 encodes:
- a CDS encoding SIR2 family protein, with translation MDEFIGQVDPEKTVLLFGAGASIPSGAPGVDSLISHYSEKYSLEKDLELSEITFLAEKKSSRRQVINDLRKFFPHVKPKGGLMKIPRWRWKSIYTTNYDTLVEQSFDSAKKRCRVYSSNFDFHIDEEEYDCELFKIHGTIEKDISTGHHSRIILTVDDYDHTEEFREQLYDRMRGDLAGADLVIIGQSLSDPDMDTLVRRAVKINEKALSPGQITLLIYSENQSRALLQERKGLRVVFGGIDEFFTRLDKRPPKIAPVMISKDDEALIGTHISNSIVEVSEVSNGAEADVSSMFNGWPATHREVEAGLTFERDISREVAKHFEDPCTLSGVILGAAGVGKSTAARQTLQLLRRAGFRAWEHVNEHTLSVANWRKIAGNLKESELLGVLLVDEAHSHLHQLNELMDLLVADDNPHLKILAVSTKSNWIPRSKTPNFNRCGKDFWLSKLSVDEIDRLLNLIERQPRIRELVEESFSGFNKGERRRRLVHRCEADMFVCLKNIFASESFDDIILREFAGLDAIPQDIYKHVAAMETLGVRVHRQLAVRMLNVEASNISNILTSLDDIVEEYPVDRRKGIYGWKCRHGVISEIVTRYKFGDLEQIISLLDHVIDNISPSYDIEVRTLRELCNLDGGISRIPEKKEQNRLLRRMISMAPGERVPRHRLIRNLIDQGEFEKAETEIRVFNFDFGSDGPVHRYKIKLMVARAARAPGLLDEDRIVILEQAQELASTGIARFPNNKSILSAYAELGLEYLRRTGSYSFFDASMDELKAAEGRLGDPDITAMISRFERRAAGSEAEL, from the coding sequence ATGGATGAATTTATTGGCCAAGTGGATCCTGAAAAAACTGTGCTTCTGTTTGGTGCAGGCGCATCAATCCCGTCGGGGGCTCCAGGCGTTGATTCACTGATCAGTCATTACTCCGAAAAGTACAGCCTGGAAAAAGATCTTGAGCTGTCCGAAATCACCTTCTTGGCCGAAAAAAAGTCAAGCCGTCGGCAGGTCATTAATGACTTGCGCAAATTTTTCCCACATGTGAAGCCGAAGGGTGGACTCATGAAAATCCCTCGCTGGAGGTGGAAGAGTATCTATACTACAAACTATGACACTCTCGTAGAACAATCGTTCGATAGTGCCAAAAAGAGGTGTCGAGTATATTCTTCTAACTTTGACTTCCATATAGATGAGGAAGAATACGATTGCGAGCTATTTAAGATTCATGGGACAATTGAAAAAGATATTTCAACCGGCCATCATAGCAGAATTATCCTGACTGTGGATGACTACGATCATACTGAAGAGTTTCGAGAACAGCTTTATGATCGGATGCGCGGCGATCTGGCAGGTGCCGATCTTGTGATAATTGGGCAATCACTGTCCGATCCAGACATGGATACTCTGGTGAGGCGGGCTGTAAAGATCAATGAAAAAGCGCTATCCCCTGGTCAGATCACACTTCTGATCTACTCTGAAAACCAAAGTCGTGCGCTCCTTCAAGAACGCAAAGGGTTGCGTGTAGTCTTCGGCGGAATTGACGAGTTCTTCACGCGACTCGACAAAAGACCGCCAAAGATCGCACCCGTCATGATTTCGAAAGACGACGAGGCGCTAATCGGCACGCATATATCAAACTCTATTGTCGAAGTGTCGGAAGTTTCCAATGGAGCCGAAGCCGACGTCAGTTCGATGTTCAACGGCTGGCCTGCAACTCACCGAGAGGTCGAAGCGGGCCTAACATTCGAACGCGATATCTCACGTGAGGTTGCTAAACACTTTGAAGATCCTTGTACCCTTTCTGGGGTTATTCTAGGGGCTGCCGGAGTAGGCAAGTCAACCGCTGCCAGACAGACATTACAACTCCTCCGCCGCGCAGGCTTCAGGGCCTGGGAGCATGTGAATGAACATACTCTTAGCGTCGCCAACTGGAGAAAGATTGCCGGAAACCTCAAGGAAAGTGAGCTCTTAGGTGTCCTGCTTGTAGACGAAGCACATTCTCATTTGCACCAACTTAATGAGCTGATGGACCTGCTTGTCGCAGATGACAATCCGCACCTGAAAATTCTTGCTGTTTCAACAAAAAGCAATTGGATACCTCGAAGCAAAACACCAAACTTCAATCGTTGTGGGAAGGATTTTTGGCTTTCAAAACTGTCTGTAGATGAGATCGACCGGCTCTTGAATTTAATTGAACGACAGCCGCGCATCCGTGAGCTTGTCGAGGAGTCTTTTAGCGGATTCAACAAAGGCGAGCGCAGAAGGCGGTTGGTGCATAGATGCGAAGCAGACATGTTTGTTTGTCTGAAGAACATTTTTGCGTCTGAGTCGTTCGACGATATCATCCTTCGAGAATTTGCTGGCTTGGACGCCATCCCTCAGGACATTTATAAACACGTCGCAGCTATGGAGACACTCGGAGTACGCGTCCACCGCCAACTTGCCGTTCGCATGCTTAACGTTGAAGCGAGCAATATCTCAAATATTTTGACTTCCTTGGATGATATCGTCGAAGAATATCCGGTTGATCGACGCAAAGGAATATATGGGTGGAAGTGCAGGCATGGTGTCATTTCAGAAATTGTCACTAGATACAAATTTGGGGATCTCGAACAGATAATATCCCTCCTTGATCACGTCATAGATAACATTTCTCCGTCCTACGATATTGAGGTTAGAACCCTGCGCGAGCTTTGCAATCTCGACGGCGGAATTTCACGAATTCCCGAAAAGAAAGAGCAGAATCGTCTATTGAGGCGAATGATATCCATGGCCCCAGGCGAGAGGGTTCCGCGACATCGGCTGATCAGGAACCTCATCGACCAAGGTGAGTTTGAGAAAGCGGAAACGGAGATTCGCGTCTTCAACTTTGACTTCGGCTCAGACGGCCCCGTCCATCGCTATAAAATTAAGTTGATGGTTGCTCGAGCAGCTCGTGCGCCTGGTTTGCTCGATGAGGATAGAATTGTTATTCTTGAGCAAGCCCAAGAACTTGCTTCGACGGGTATCGCCAGGTTTCCGAACAATAAGAGTATTCTGTCCGCATATGCAGAGCTAGGTTTGGAGTATCTTCGTCGAACCGGGTCATACAGCTTTTTCGATGCCTCTATGGATGAGTTGAAGGCTGCGGAAGGCCGACTCGGCGACCCAGATATTACGGCTATGATCAGTCGCTTCGAACGTCGCGCAGCAGGCTCTGAGGCCGAACTCTGA